In Thermodesulfobacteriota bacterium, the genomic stretch TGCTTCCCTACCCAATTTCTGCGGCCTCGAAAGCGTCTTTTATATGCTCGATTTCGAGCCTTTCGTCCCTCTTCTCAATGCAGACCACGTCGAAGCGGACCTCGGGGTCCGCAGCCCCGGCCTTTTCAAGATAGAGCTGGGCGGCTATGGTCATCTTCCGTTGTTTTTTTTCGTCAACGCTCGCGGCGGCAGGGCCGAAGGCGTCCCCGCCCC encodes the following:
- a CDS encoding YraN family protein — its product is MRRKAFGNAGEEEAVRFLEKNGYRIIERNFHCRYGEIDIIARDGRTLVFIEVKTRGGDAFGPAAASVDEKKQRKMTIAAQLYLEKAGAADPEVRFDVVCIEKRDERLEIEHIKDAFEAAEIG